From one Cryptomeria japonica unplaced genomic scaffold, Sugi_1.0 HiC_scaffold_1795, whole genome shotgun sequence genomic stretch:
- the LOC131059034 gene encoding aspartic proteinase nepenthesin-1-like, with translation MERSKLLGFVVLICFTIPTISCSSDRLFSGWPKSSSDENVKIRVNMTRRSERELGFSERLGLAVDRSKKRMKKIEALIRGQLDAETPVEVGDGEFLMSVALGTPSVSFEAIVDTGSDLIWTQCKPCKDCFSQPTPIFDPSKSPTFSTIPCGDSLCDALGSTQTGCNPDCTFMYQYGDGSFTSGDLAYETLSIGSSKVKGIAFGCGHDNEGQGFSQGGGLVGLGRGGLSLISQLGSKAENMFSYCLLPITDSSSQTSPLFFGEGASLSGGAKTLPLIKSSIIPTFWYIPITGITLNGKALDIPPGTFDLQSDGSGGMIIDSGTTVTILDQAAYSPLKEAIQSAIDLTPVDGSSTGLDLCYHTSSAHLTLPTLVFNFKGGVDYELPADNFFIQASENLLCLAMLGEPSGNPSIFGNIQQQNFHILYNNAQNTLSFKPTKCDSL, from the coding sequence atggagCGTTCAAAGCTGTTGGGTTTTGTGGTCTTGATATGCTTTACTATTCCAACGATATCATGTTCTTCGGACAGACTGTTTAGTGGTTGGCCGAAGTCTAGCAGcgatgaaaatgtaaaaataaggGTGAATATGACGCGCAGATCAGAGAGAGAGTTGGGTTTTTCTGAGAGATTGGGTTTGGCTGTGGATCGAAGTAAGAAGCGAATGAAGAAGATAGAGGCATTGATAAGAGGGCAATTAGACGCTGAAACGCCCGTTGAAGTAGGGGATGGAGAATTTCTGATGAGCGTTGCACTGGGAACGCCCTCTGTGAGCTTCGAAGCGATTGTGGACACGGGGAGCGATCTGATTTGGACTCAGTGCAAGCCTTGCAAGGACTGCTTCTCTCAGCCTACGCCAATCTTCGACCCCTCCAAGTCCCCCACATTTTCCACAATTCCCTGCGGTGATTCTCTTTGTGACGCCTTGGGGAGTACGCAAACCGGATGCAATCCAGATTGTACCTTTATGTATCAGTATGGCGATGGTTCCTTCACCAGCGGCGACCTGGCTTACGAGACATTGTCAATTGGGAGCAGCAAGGTTAAAGGCATTGcatttggatgcgggcatgacaacGAAGGACAAGGATTCTCTCAGGGTGGTGGCCTTGTGGGACTGGGAAGAGGTGGTCTCTCCCTTATCTCACAGCTGGGTTCCAAAGCAGAGAACATGTTCTCTTACTGTCTTTTGCCCATCACCGACTCTTCTTCACAAACCAGCCCCCTCTTTTTCGGCGAGGGTGCTTCCTTGAGCGGAGGAGCCAAGACTCTCCCACTCATCAAGAGCAGTATCATTCCCACTTTCTGGTACATTCCTATTACAGGAATcaccctcaatggtaaggcactagATATTCCTCCTGGAACTTTCGATCTGCAATCGGACGGCAGCGGAGGTATGATCATCGACTCCGGAACCACTGTTACCATCCTGGACCAGGCTGCCTACTCTCCTCTTAAGGAAGCAATTCAGTCCGCCATTGATCTCACTCCTGTAGACGGCTCTTCTACAGGTTTGGATCTTTGTTACCACACATCATCCGCTCACCTCACCTTGCCAACCCTCGTCTTCAACTTCAAAGGCGGCGTGGATTACGAGCTTCCGGCAGACAACTTTTTCATTCAGGCATCTGAAAATCTCTTGTGCCTGGCAATGTTGGGTGAACCATCGGGGAATCCTTCCATCTTCGGAAACATACAGCAGCAAAACTTCCATATCCTTTACAACAATGCTCAGAACACGCTCTCTTTCAAGCCCACTAAGTGTGATTCTCTTTaa